From one Drosophila subpulchrella strain 33 F10 #4 breed RU33 chromosome 3L, RU_Dsub_v1.1 Primary Assembly, whole genome shotgun sequence genomic stretch:
- the LOC119554340 gene encoding uncharacterized protein LOC119554340 isoform X2, with product MSIDFNEALEMLVENISKYIKPDQQSYMQDAAEISQKLNDELININSIFKGSVYKWDQTSINLVLETCVDLRVVSNTGDVLLSAIASLIPLSESSGTLIYVFGKLLQFKQSDSVQMSELKDLFGVH from the exons atgtCTATTGACTTCAACGAGGCACTTGAAATGCTGGTggaaaatatatcaaaatacATTAAACCTGATCAGCAATCATATATGCAAGATGCAGCCGAAATATCCCAGAAATTAAATGATGAGCTCATCAATATAAATTCTATTTTCAAGGGCTCAGTTTATAAATGGGATCAAACAT CTATAAATTTGGTACTCGAAACTTGTGTTGATTTGCGTGTGGTTTCAAATACTGGAGATGTTTTGCTTTCG gCTATAGCAAGTTTAATACCGTTGAGCGAAAGTTCCGGGACCTTGATTTACGTCTTTGGAAAATTACTGCAGTTCAAACAGTCGGACTCTGTTCAAATGTCAGAGCTAAAGGATCTTTTTGGTGTGCACTAA
- the LOC119554340 gene encoding uncharacterized protein LOC119554340 isoform X1 has translation MSIDFNEALEMLVENISKYIKPDQQSYMQDAAEISQKLNDELININSIFKGSVYKWDQTYMFNCKPYPKTHVPILWIDIPFGVEPQKVSVHLDPGCRLFNLKTVVNHPVVQNGYVSGERLLNLFYLDLYRAVDRMHISICKSGKIYNISANFLKSRASKFEIVVKEYGKDGLEENPTIIYKFQLVFNFSNDSVLYSYMNNHFHQVEKSKVEASGRKSIKLLTNAKTLLLQLQVADKFLTVPAINLVLETCVDLRVVSNTGDVLLSAIASLIPLSESSGTLIYVFGKLLQFKQSDSVQMSELKDLFGVH, from the exons atgtCTATTGACTTCAACGAGGCACTTGAAATGCTGGTggaaaatatatcaaaatacATTAAACCTGATCAGCAATCATATATGCAAGATGCAGCCGAAATATCCCAGAAATTAAATGATGAGCTCATCAATATAAATTCTATTTTCAAGGGCTCAGTTTATAAATGGGATCAAACAT ATATGTTCAACTGTAAGCCATATCCCAAAACGCATGTGCCGATTTTGTGGATTGACATTCCATTTGGGGTAGAACCTCAGAAAGTTTCCGTTCACCTCGATCCAGGATGCAGATTGTTTAATCTTAAGACGGTTGTAAATCATCCAGTCGTTCAGAATGGATATGTGAGCGGGGAAAGACTGCTCAATCTGTTCTATTTGGATTTGTACAGAGCGGTTGACAGGATGCACATTTCTATTTGTAAGAGcggaaaaatatataatatatcgGCCAACTTCCTTAAATCACGTGCATCAAAATTTGAGATTGTTGTCAAGGAATATGGGAAGGATGGGTTGGAGGAAAATCCGACAATAATTTATAAGTTTCAACTCGTGTTTAACTTCTCCAACGATTCTGTCCTGTATTCATACATGAATAACCACTTTCACCAAGTTGAAAAATCCAAGGTAGAAGCGAGTGGAAGGAAAAGCATTAAATTGCTGACCAATGCAAAAACATTGTTGCTCCAATTACAAGTTGCAGATAAATTCCTTACTGTTCCAGCTATAAATTTGGTACTCGAAACTTGTGTTGATTTGCGTGTGGTTTCAAATACTGGAGATGTTTTGCTTTCG gCTATAGCAAGTTTAATACCGTTGAGCGAAAGTTCCGGGACCTTGATTTACGTCTTTGGAAAATTACTGCAGTTCAAACAGTCGGACTCTGTTCAAATGTCAGAGCTAAAGGATCTTTTTGGTGTGCACTAA
- the LOC119554140 gene encoding pupal cuticle protein Edg-78E — protein sequence MYKYLFCLALIGCACADNINKDAQIRSFQNDATDAEGNYQFAYETSNGIQVQEAGNPNGARGAVAYVSPEGEHISLTYTADEEGYHPVGDHLPTPPPVPAYILRALEYIRTHPPAPAQKDQQ from the exons ATGTACAAATAT CTTTTCTGTCTGGCACTCATCGGCTGCGCCTGCGCCGACAATATCAACAAGGATGCCCAGATCCGTAGCTTCCAGAACGATGCCACCGACGCCGAGGGAAACTATCAGTTCGCCTACGAGACCAGCAATGGCATCCAGGTCCAGGAGGCGGGCAATCCGAACGGCGCCCGCGGTGCCGTGGCCTATGTGTCGCCCGAGGGCGAGCACATCTCGCTGACCTACACGGCCGACGAGGAGGGCTACCATCCGGTGGGCGACCACCTGCCCACTCCGCCCCCCGTTCCAGCCTACATCCTGCGCGCCCTGGAATACATCCGCACCCATCCCCCGGCGCCCGCCCAGAAGGATCAGCAGTAA
- the LOC119554742 gene encoding uncharacterized protein LOC119554742 produces the protein MLYFSQLRSLRWIFLLVVICLDVEPRPIFKNHFQTETNSKNVIIPEENIVIKETIPGYIVFSLPDGGHIRVIYHVDKYGFYTETVG, from the exons atgttatatttttcCCAACTCAG GTCTTTACGGTGGATTTTCCTTCTTGTTGTGATTTGTCTGGATGTTGAGCCACGGCCGATTTTCAAAAACCATTTCCAAACTGAGACCAATAGCAAGAATGTCATCATCCCAGAGGAAAATATTGTGATCAAAGAAACGATACCTGGATACATTGTATTCAGCCTGCCCGATGGAGGACATATACGGGTGATATACCATGTGGATAAGTACGGATTCTATACGGAAACCGTGGGATAA
- the LOC119553637 gene encoding pupal cuticle protein Edg-78E, with translation MFKLTLCLLAALMLANVHADNINKDAVITRQDVDSADPEGNYNYAFETSNGIQAQESGNSNGATGNSNYISPEGIPISLTYIADENGFQPQGAHLPTPPPIPEAILRALEYIAAHPPQQR, from the exons ATGTTCAAGCTA ACGCTCTGCCTCCTCGCCGCCCTGATGCTGGCCAATGTCCATGCGGATAACATCAACAAGGATGCCGTGATCACCCGCCAGGACGTCGACTCTGCCGATCCCGAGGGCAACTACAATTACGCCTTCGAGACCAGCAATGGCATCCAGGCCCAGGAGTCCGGCAACAGCAATGGAGCCACAGGAAACAGCAACTACATCTCCCCCGAAGGCATTCCCATCTCGCTGACCTACATCGCCGACGAGAACGGATTCCAGCCCCAGGGCGCTCACCTTCCCACCCCTCCACCAATCCCAGAGGCCATCCTCCGCGCCCTGGAATACATTGCCGCCCACCCACCACAACAACGTTAA
- the LOC119553035 gene encoding probable serine hydrolase — protein sequence MDSDDNSSGTTGNDLGQRYRHAGDLTGEAPTRPFSEISITVPWGHISGKWYGPQNVQPILGLHGWQDNAGTFDRLMPLLSPDVAFLAIDLPGHGLSSRLPDGCYYNSVDNLYVIRLIMKQYKWEKVSLVGHSMSSIICFVFAAVFPDKVDMIIGIDALKPHQRPYPSVIRTMETRLDEFLREDERNRSKNEPPSYTYDELIERVYIGTFHSVNKEHCKHLMARNIGKSEKYPDKYFFCRDRRLKFYNYAIGSQELCVEMANRITCPYLFIKAAQSSYFEDKKYYDEVLDVLVKKSNFEYLEVNGSHHVHINDPEAIIAPVNNFIQRFGPAAVAASRQKVKEAKESKL from the exons ATGGACTCGGACGACAACTCAAGTGGCACAACCGGTAATGATCTGGGCCAGCGCTATCGACATGCAGGGGACTTAACTGGCGAAGCCCCAACTAGACCA TTCTCAGAGATCAGCATTACGGTTCCGTGGGGACATATATCTGGCAAATGGTACGGCCCACAGAATGTCCAACCGATTCTGGGTCTTCACGGCTGGCAGGACAACGCGGGCACCTTCGATCGCCTGATGCCGCTGCTTTCGCCGGATGTGGCCTTCCTCGCAATCGATCTTCCTGGCCACGGGTTATCCTCCCGACTGCCCGATGGCTGCTACTACAACTCAGTGGATAATCTATATGTTATACGGCTGATCATGAAGCAGTACAAGTGGGAGAAGGTTTCCCTGGTTGGACACTCCATGTCGTCCATTATATGCTTTGTGTTCGCCGCTGTCTTTCCAGACAAAGTGGATATGATTATTGGCATAGATGCCCTGAAGCCCCATCAGCGTCCGTATCCCTCGGTTATAAGGACCATGGAGACCCGACTGGATGAGTTCCTGCGCGAGGACGAGAGGAATCGGAGCAAGAACGAGCCGCCGAGCTACACCTACGACGAACTTATCGAAAGGGTGTACATCGGCACCTTCCATTCGGTGAACAAGGAGCATTGCAAGCACTTGATGGCCCGCAACATTGGCAAGTCGGAGAAGTACCCGGACAAGTACTTCTTCTGCCGCGATCGGCGCCTCAAGTTCTACAACTATGCCATTGGCTCCCAGGAGCTGTGCGTGGAGATGGCCAATCGGATCACATGTCCTTACTTGTTCATCAAGGCCGCCCAGTCCTCTTATTTCGAGGACAAGAAGTACTACGACGAGGTGCTGGATGTGCTGGTGAAGAAGTCCAACTTCGAGTATCTGGAGGTTAATGGCTCGCACCATGTGCACATAAACGACCCGGAGGCCATTATCGCACCGGTCAACAACTTTATCCAGCGCTTCGGACCGGCGGCCGTGGCTGCATCCCGCCAGAAAGTCAAGGAGGCGAAGGAGAGCAAGCTCTAG
- the LOC119553036 gene encoding probable serine hydrolase, translated as MKVSRSLRLLKLLPNVRNASSGPTRPLKIVTKHFDEISIPVPWGHLAGKWYGPKHVRPIVGMHGWQDNAGTFDTLAPLLPSHLSFLSIDAPGHGLSSWLPAGSSYHSIDLVLITRRLMDEYNWDKISILAHSMSSINGFVFSALFPDKVDLFVGLDVLKPPVRSSRSIVDALAERIESTLKLERRLKSGSEPPSYEWDQLVTRLHEGSNKSVSLDACKYLLQRNCRPSTHEPHKYYFSRDNRLKSSLFYTLHQEVPMEMARRIKCPHLFIKALQAPYYERKEYFDEVLAELQKNPLFEFHEVEGTHHVHLNEPEKVAPIINSFINKYRPL; from the exons ATGAAGGTGTCAAGGAGTCTTCGCCTGCTGAAGCTGCTCCCGAATGTCCGGAACGCCAGCAGTGGACCCACCAGACCCCTGAAGATCGTCACCAAGCAT TTCGACGAAATTAGCATACCCGTTCCATGGGGACACTTAGCGGGAAAATGGTATGGACCCAAGCACGTGAGGCCCATTGTGGGCATGCACGGCTGGCAGGACAATGCCGGGACCTTCGACACTTTGGCTCCGCTCCTGCCGTCGCATCTCTCCTTCCTTTCAATCGATGCCCCGGGACATGGACTCTCCTCGTGGCTGCCAGCTGGCTCTTCCTACCACTCCATCGACCTTGTGCTGATCACTCGACGCCTAATGGACGAGTACAATTGGGACAAGATCTCCATACTGGCCCACTCGATGAGCTCCATCAATGGCTTTGTGTTCAGTGCTCTGTTTCCCGATAAAGTGGATCTGTTTGTGGGCCTGGATGTACTTAAACCGCCCGTTCGGAGTTCCCGCAGTATTGTGGATGCCCTGGCCGAACGAATTGAGTCCACCTTGAAGCTGGAACGCCGCCTTAAGAGTGGCTCAGAGCCACCCTCCTACGAGTGGGATCAGTTGGTGACTCGGCTGCACGAGGGCTCAAACAAATCCGTATCTCTGGATGCCTGCAAGTATCTCCTGCAACGGAACTGCAGACCCTCGACGCACGAGCCGCACAAGTATTACTTCTCACGCGACAACCGACTTAAGTCTTCGCTATTCTACACGCTGCACCAGGAGGTTCCCATGGAGATGGCGCGCAGGATCAAGTGCCCGCATCTGTTCATCAAGGCCCTGCAGGCTCCTTACTACGAGCGCAAGGAGTACTTTGACGAAGTATTGGCGGAGCTGCAAAAGAATCCCCTGTTCGAGTTCCACGAGGTTGAAGGAACCCACCATGTGCACCTTAACGAGCCGGAAAAGGTGGCGCCCATCATTAACTCATTTATCAACAAGTATCGGCCCTTATGA
- the LOC119553034 gene encoding polycomb group protein Pc — translation MTGRGKGGKGKVVRENATDDRDDFLVYAAEKIIQKRVRKGIVEYRVKWKGWNQRYNTWEPEVNILDRRLIDIYEQSNKSSGTPSKRGLKKKEKEPDPEPESEEDEYTFTGDDVDTNRATTSAAGQDQEGKKEKKHHQHHHHHHHHHIKSERSIGRRSESPLTHHHHHHHHDSKRQRMDHSSSSNSSSTHNSFVPEADTNSSSSEDQPLIGTKRKAEVLKESGKIGVTIKTSPDGPTLKPQPAQQLTPIQQQQQPSQDQQQAEKVANEAATPLKSELQVTPLAIEATTATPAESGAEEEEVASEEGNQQTPQVPPENNNIPKPCNNLALNQKQPLTPLSPRALPPRFWLPAKCNISNRVVITDVTVNLETVTIRECKTERGFFRERDMKGDSSPVA, via the exons atgactGGTCGTGGCAAGGGGGGCAAGGGGAAGGTGGTGCGCGAGAATGCGACCGACGATCGGGACGATTTTCTCGTGTACGCGGCCGAGAAAATCATCCAAAAGCGCGTTAGAAAG GGCATCGTGGAGTACCGCGTCAAGTGGAAGGGCTGGAACCAGCGCTACAACACCTGGGAACCGGAGGTAAACATCCTCGATCGCCGCCTGATCGACATCTACGAACAGAGCAACAAATCCTCGGGAACGCCCTCCAAGCGAGGCCTCAAGAAGAAGGAGAAGGAGCCCGATCCGGAGCCGGAATCCGAGGAGGATGAGTACACCTTCACCGGCGACGATGTGGATACCAACCGGGCCACCACCTCTGCGGCCGGGCAGGATCAGGAGGGCAAGAAGGAGAAGAAGCACCATCAGCATCATCACCACCACCATCATCACCACATCAAGTCCGAGCGCAGCATTGGACGTCGCTCGGAATCCCCGCTGACGCACcatcatcaccatcaccaCCACGATTCCAAGCGGCAGCGCATGGATCACAGCTCCTCCTCGAACAGCAGCTCCACGCACAACTCCTTTGTCCCCGAGGCCGACACCAACTCGTCCAGCTCCGAGGATCAGCCACTGATTGGTACCAAGCGCAAGGCCGAAGTGCTTAAGGAGTCGGGCAAGATCGGAGTTACGATCAAGACCTCGCCAGATGGCCCCACACTAAAGCCTCAGCCGGCACAGCAGTTAACGCCcatccagcagcagcaacagcctTCCCAGGATCAGCAGCAGGCGGAGAAGGTGGCAAACGAGGCAGCCACGCCGCTAAAGTCCGAGCTGCAGGTCACCCCGCTAGCCATTGAAGCCACAACGGCCACACCCGCTGAATCCGGAGCCGAGGAAGAGGAGGTAGCCAGCGAGGAGGGCAACCAGCAGACGCCACAGGTTCCGCCCGAGAACAACAACATACCAAAGCCGTGCAACAACCTGGCCCTCAACCAGAAGCAGCCGCTTACTCCTCTTTCGCCGCGCGCCCTGCCGCCACGCTTCTGGCTGCCGGCCAAGTGCAACATATCCAACCGCGTGGTCATCACCGATGTAACCGTCAACCTGGAGACTGTCACCATACGCGAGTGCAAAACGGAGCGGGGTTTTTTTCGCGAGCGCGACATGAAGGGCGACTCGTCGCCAGTAGCCTGA